One part of the Peromyscus eremicus chromosome 18, PerEre_H2_v1, whole genome shotgun sequence genome encodes these proteins:
- the LOC131895264 gene encoding tripartite motif-containing protein 43-like, with translation MESDMSQAFQEELTCFICLSCLTEPVTISCGHSFCRACLQLSWEDTQLVVHCPMCREPCQQKEMRTNVVLKKLVSIARQASLMKDLSSEEHKCGTHKETKRILCVESRIFLCQLCSNSHEHRGHRHCPIEAAAEHQMERVLKQMASLWEKIQENQENIEAEKRTRTLWMDYVTLREEMIRTEYRELHPFLCKEGEKHIECMRKEGQCVLEKLRKSEAMMVQKSKELRDMYRELMAMSQEPYVVLLQGLDDMVRRSESMQLSMPQGMQPELSALPITGLTERFKHIQVHIFFENITTFHYKMNLFNVLRKFSFGHHRKDSSVDSVGYYLASWGSGNFISGKYYWEVDLQGSGDWAVGVCRDSWLRNTNRMIDYEGAFLLVCVKEGNHYSLLTTCPVFRHYIERPLGRVGVFLDCDDGCLSFLNVAKSSL, from the coding sequence atggagtcagacatgtcacaagccttccaggaagaactcacctgcttcatctgcctgagctgccttacagagccagtcaccataagctgtggccacagcttctgtcgagcctgcctccagctttcctgggaggacacgcaacttgtagtccactgccctatgtgtcgggaaccatgccaacagaaggaaatgagaaccaacgttgttctgaagaagctggtgtccattgccagacaagccagcctcatgaaggacctgagctctgaggagcataagtgtgggacccacaaggagacaaagaggatcttgtgtgttgagagcaggatcttcctctgtcaactctgctctaactcccatgagcacagaggtcacagacattgtcccattgaggcagcagctgagcatcaaatggaaagagttctgaagcagatggcatctttatgggagaagatccaagaaaatcaagagaatatcgaggccgagaagagaacaagaactttgtggatggactatgtgactctgcgggaagaaatgatcaggaccgagtatagggagctgcatcccttcctctgtaaagagggagagaaacatatcgagtgcatgagaaaggaaggccaatgtgttttagagaaactgaggaagagtgaagccatgatggtgcaaaagagcaaagaactaagagatatgtatcgggagctgatggcaatgtcccaggagccatatgtggtactgctccagggtttggatgacatggtcagaaggagtgagtcaatgcagctgagcatgccccagggtatgcaacctgaactcagtgccctacccatcactggactgactgaaaggttcaagcacatccaggtgcacattttctttgaaaatataaccacattccattacaagatgaacctgtttaatgtcttgagaaaattcagcttcggacatcaccgtaaggattcgtctgtggattctgttggatactatttggcttcttggggatccgggaacttcatctcagggaaatattactgggaggtggatttgcagggctctggggactgggctgtaggggtctgtagggattcctggttaaggaataccaaccgaatgattgactatgagggtgcctttcttcttgtgtgtgtgaaggagggcaatcattacagtctcctcaccacatgcccagtcttccggcactatatagagaggccactgggccgggttggggtattcctggattgtgatgatggatgtttaagtttcctgaatgttgccaagagttccctc